From one Diorhabda carinulata isolate Delta chromosome 12, icDioCari1.1, whole genome shotgun sequence genomic stretch:
- the LOC130899974 gene encoding protein PRRC2C-like produces MKLLLVLSFVVLAVATTPDEPKKSEKSKRQSLYYPETLDGVLSSGLTSSGLVSGGLWSSSSGLASTGVIGQTLPSTGLYDQSTLSTIGSGLGSSGYYASGSGYAAGIGSYGQYPVSTIASGLGYSSLGLGYGSGLSYGSGYGLGSTYGLGSTYGLGSTYGLGTAYGSSYSTAPVVTNQELARHTIHNVVNKVKVPVPVPQPYPVTKTVPVPAPYPVKVEKPVPVQVRVNVPVPVEKPYPVHVPHPVPYNVHVKVPYPVEKPYPVQVTRTVTVPVEKPVYVKVPQVVNVPVSQPYPVPVEKRVRVNVPQPVVVKVPEIYKVHHNIETVKKPVVLVQQRVSPPVVTSASGSVVGLGETVQTGLSSGVVSSGLVSSGFPSSDLLSSGVVSTGVSSGLSDFQTVGEYNGLSSGVVSSGSEFSNTGYGYSSSPQFVSSGAVFPNTFGNVHNIVARKAEKNDEKKQ; encoded by the exons ATGAAATTACTTCTG GTACTCAGTTTTGTGGTTTTGGCCGTTGCCACTACCCCTGATGAACCTAAGAAATcagaaaaatcgaaacgtcagAGTTTATACTACCCTGAGACTTTAGATGGTGTCTTATCTTCTGGACTGACATCATCTGGCCTAGTATCTGGAGGTCTTTGGTCCTCATCATCCGGACTTGCCTCAACCGGAGTAATTGGACAAACACTCCCATCTACCGGATTATATGACCAATCAACTTTAAGCACAATTGGTTCAGGACTTGGTTCATCAGGATATTATGCATCTGGTTCAGGTTATGCTGCTGGAATTGGATCATATGGTCAATACCCAGTGAGCACTATTGCATCTGGATTAGGCTATTCTTCCTTAGGTTTGGGTTACGGTTCTGGTTTGAGTTATGGTTCCGGTTATGGTTTAGGATCTACTTATGGTTTGGGATCTACCTATGGTTTGGGATCAACTTATGGTCTAGGTACAGCTTATGGTTCAAGTTATTCTACCGCACCAGTTGTAACAAATCAAGAATTGGCTCGTCACACCATACACAATGTTGTGAACAAAGTTAAAGTACCAGTACCAGTACCACAACCCTACCCGGTTACAAAAACCGTTCCAGTACCAGCCCCTTACCCAGTTAAAGTTGAAAAACCAGTACCAGTTCAAGTGAGAGTAAATGTCCCAGTACCCGTTGAAAAACCATATCCCGTACATGTACCTCACCCAGTGCCATATAATGTTCATGTTAAAGTACCATACCCAGTAGAGAAGCCTTACCCAGTACAAGTAACAAGAACCGTAACTGTACCTGTTGAAAAGCCAGTTTACGTGAAAGTTCCTCAAGTTGTAAATGTACCTGTATCACAACCCTACCCTGTTCCAGTGGAAAAGAGAGTAAGAGTCAATGTTCCTCAACCAGTTGTCGTGAAGGTTCCAGAAATATATAAGGTACATCACAACATCGAAACTGTCAAGAAACCTGTCGTATTGGTTCAGCAACGCGTTTCACCACCGGTAGTTACATCTGCTTCCGGTTCAGTAGTAGGATTAGGAGAAACTGTACAAACAGGCCTTTCTTCTGGAGTAGTATCCTCTGGCCTCGTCTCTTCCGGTTTCCCTTCCTCTGATCTCCTTTCTTCTGGTGTAGTATCTACAGGTGTATCTTCAGGTCTTTCAGATTTCCAAACTGTAGGAGAATACAACGGGCTATCATCTGGAGTCGTGTCATCGGGATCTGAATTTTCGAATACCGGATATGGATACTCCAGCTCTCCACAATTCGTTTCATCTGGTGCAGTTTTCCCAAACACATTTGGAAATGTTCACAACATCGTAGCACGTAAAGCCGAAAAAAATGAcgaaaagaaacaataa
- the LOC130899970 gene encoding uncharacterized protein LOC130899970 isoform X3: MKAFLVLCFVVLATATTPETSNKKSLEVAEKSKRHSGYFQQSFENFPQGNGGISTGLETSGIVSGGLVSSSSGLDSTGILSSAGSYGQSSLSSIGSGFGLSGYHSSGSGYSSGVKSALDTIGTGISSTGLDYSAGLQSTSGSIGSGVSSSDLGISSGVEYTGQSALNSIGSGISSSGLGYSSGAGLYGLGYSSGIGSGISSSNLGYTSSSNLGISSLGSGLSYGSGLNYGSGLSYGSGLNYGSGLSYGSGLNYGSGLNYGTGFGYGLGSSSYGSGYSYPQSQYYSSGPIVTNQEVARHTIHNVVNKVKVPVPVPQPYPVTKTIPVPVPYQVKVDKPVPVQVKVNVPVPVEKPYPVQVPHPVPYQVKVKVPYPVEKPYPVQVTRTVTVPVEKPVYVKVPQVVRVPVPQPYPVPVEKKVRVNVPHPVVVKVPQIYKVHHNIETIKKPVVLVQQRVSAPVVTSVSSGVGGLGAGFTSSGQSGVVSSGIYSGTSGLASSDFTSSGITNAGLASSGISSSGLFGSGISSTDISSGISTAGLSNFQSTVGGFNGLSSGVDSSGFQTSGSEFFNTGLSGLSGSEVVTSGSAVPCATHHENVHNIIARKAENKEEKKQ, translated from the exons ATGAAAGCATTTTTG GTACTTTGCTTTGTGGTTTTGGCTACTGCCACTACTCCAGAAACATCTAACAAAAAATCTCTTGAGGTAGCAGAAAAATCTAAGCGCCATAGTGGATACTTCCAACAGTCTTTTGAAAATTTCCCACAAGGTAACGGTGGCATCTCTACTGGACTAGAAACATCCGGTATAGTGTCTGGAGGTCTCGTATCTTCATCATCCGGTCTAGATTCAACCGGAATCTTATCATCTGCCGGATCATATGGTCAATCTTCGCTGAGCTCGATTGGTTCTGGATTTGGCTTATCTGGATACCACTCATCCGGTTCAGGATATTCTTCTGGAGTTAAATCTGCATTAGATACAATTGGAACCGGAATCTCTTCAACTGGTTTGGACTATTCTGCTGGATTACAATCAACATCAGGTTCAATTGGATCTGGAGTTTCCTCGTCAGATTTAGGTATCTCTTCTGGAGTTGAATATACCGGTCAATCGGCATTGAACTCAATTGGATCCGGAATCTCTTCATCTGGTCTGGGATATTCCTCTGGAGCTGGATTGTACGGTTTGGGCTATTCTTCTGGAATCGGATCTggaatttcttcttctaatttagGATATACCTCATCGTCAAACTTGGGCATATCATCCTTGGGTTCAGGATTAAGTTATGGTTCAGGTTTGAATTACGGTTCAGGATTGAGTTATGGTTCAGGTTTGAATTACGGTTCAGGATTGAGTTATGGTTCAG GTTTGAACTATGGTTCAGGTTTGAACTATGGTACAGGATTTGGTTACGGATTAGGTTCCTCCTCTTATGGTTCAGGATATTCTTACCCCCAATCTCAATACTACAGCTCAGGACCAATTGTAACTAATCAAGAAGTGGCCAGACACACGATACATAATGTTGTTAATAAAGTCAAAGTACCCGTACCAGTACCACAACCTTACCCGGTTACAAAAACTATTCCAGTACCAGTTCCCTATCAAGTTAAAGTTGATAAACCAGTTCCAGTCCAAGTAAAAGTTAATGTGCCAGTACCTGTAGAAAAACCATATCCAGTACAAGTGCCCCACCCAGTACCATATCAAGTTAAGGTAAAAGTACCATACCCAGTAGAGAAACCTTATCCAGTACAAGTAACAAGAACCGTAACTGTACCTGTTGAGAAGCCAGTTTACGTGAAAGTTCCTCAAGTTGTAAGAGTACCTGTACCACAACCTTACCCCGTGCCAGTAGAGAAAAAAGTGAGAGTCAATGTTCCTCATCCCGTTGTCGTCAAGGTTCCACAAATATATAAAGTACATCACAACATCGAAACTATCAAGAAACCTGTCGTATTAGTTCAACAACGAGTTTCAGCACCAGTTGTAACATCTGTTTCGTCTGGAGTAGGGGGATTAGGCGCTGGATTCACTTCCTCAGGACAATCTGGAGTTGTATCTTCTGGAATATATTCTGGTACTTCAGGATTAGCGTCTTCTGACTTTACTTCATCAGGTATTACTAATGCTGGCCTTGCATCTTCCGGTATCTCTTCCTCTGGTCTTTTCGGTTCTGGAATATCATCTACTGATATATCTTCCGGAATTTCTACAGCGGGACTCTCAAATTTCCAATCTACTGTAGGAGGATTCAACGGACTATCATCTGGAGTAGACTCTTCGGGATTCCAAACTTCGGGATCTGAATTCTTTAATACCGGTCTGTCTGGATTATCTGGCTCAGAAGTAGTAACTTCTGGTTCAGCTGTACCATGTGCCACGCACCATGAAAATGTTCACAACATCATAGCTCGTAAAGCcgaaaataaagaagaaaagaaacagtaa
- the LOC130899970 gene encoding uncharacterized protein LOC130899970 isoform X2, with amino-acid sequence MKAFLVLCFVVLATATTPETSNKKSLEVAEKSKRHSGYFQQSFENFPQGNGGISTGLETSGIVSGGLVSSSSGLDSTGILSSAGSYGQSSLSSIGSGFGLSGYHSSGSGYSSGVKSALDTIGTGISSTGLDYSAGLQSTSGSIGSGVSSSDLGISSGVEYTGQSALNSIGSGISSSGLGYSSGAGLYGLGYSSGIGSGISSSNLGYTSSSNLGISSLGSGLSYGSGLNYGSGLSYGSGLNYGSGLSYGSGLNYGSGLNYGSGLNYGTGFGYGLGSSSYGSGYSYPQSQYYSSGPIVTNQEVARHTIHNVVNKVKVPVPVPQPYPVTKTIPVPVPYQVKVDKPVPVQVKVNVPVPVEKPYPVQVPHPVPYQVKVKVPYPVEKPYPVQVTRTVTVPVEKPVYVKVPQVVRVPVPQPYPVPVEKKVRVNVPHPVVVKVPQIYKVHHNIETIKKPVVLVQQRVSAPVVTSVSSGVGGLGAGFTSSGQSGVVSSGIYSGTSGLASSDFTSSGITNAGLASSGISSSGLFGSGISSTDISSGISTAGLSNFQSTVGGFNGLSSGVDSSGFQTSGSEFFNTGLSGLSGSEVVTSGSAVPCATHHENVHNIIARKAENKEEKKQ; translated from the exons ATGAAAGCATTTTTG GTACTTTGCTTTGTGGTTTTGGCTACTGCCACTACTCCAGAAACATCTAACAAAAAATCTCTTGAGGTAGCAGAAAAATCTAAGCGCCATAGTGGATACTTCCAACAGTCTTTTGAAAATTTCCCACAAGGTAACGGTGGCATCTCTACTGGACTAGAAACATCCGGTATAGTGTCTGGAGGTCTCGTATCTTCATCATCCGGTCTAGATTCAACCGGAATCTTATCATCTGCCGGATCATATGGTCAATCTTCGCTGAGCTCGATTGGTTCTGGATTTGGCTTATCTGGATACCACTCATCCGGTTCAGGATATTCTTCTGGAGTTAAATCTGCATTAGATACAATTGGAACCGGAATCTCTTCAACTGGTTTGGACTATTCTGCTGGATTACAATCAACATCAGGTTCAATTGGATCTGGAGTTTCCTCGTCAGATTTAGGTATCTCTTCTGGAGTTGAATATACCGGTCAATCGGCATTGAACTCAATTGGATCCGGAATCTCTTCATCTGGTCTGGGATATTCCTCTGGAGCTGGATTGTACGGTTTGGGCTATTCTTCTGGAATCGGATCTggaatttcttcttctaatttagGATATACCTCATCGTCAAACTTGGGCATATCATCCTTGGGTTCAGGATTAAGTTATGGTTCAGGTTTGAATTACGGTTCAGGATTGAGTTATGGTTCAGGTTTGAATTACGGTTCAGGATTGAGTTATGGTTCAG GTTTGAACTATGGTTCAGGTTTGAACTATGGTTCAGGTTTGAACTATGGTACAGGATTTGGTTACGGATTAGGTTCCTCCTCTTATGGTTCAGGATATTCTTACCCCCAATCTCAATACTACAGCTCAGGACCAATTGTAACTAATCAAGAAGTGGCCAGACACACGATACATAATGTTGTTAATAAAGTCAAAGTACCCGTACCAGTACCACAACCTTACCCGGTTACAAAAACTATTCCAGTACCAGTTCCCTATCAAGTTAAAGTTGATAAACCAGTTCCAGTCCAAGTAAAAGTTAATGTGCCAGTACCTGTAGAAAAACCATATCCAGTACAAGTGCCCCACCCAGTACCATATCAAGTTAAGGTAAAAGTACCATACCCAGTAGAGAAACCTTATCCAGTACAAGTAACAAGAACCGTAACTGTACCTGTTGAGAAGCCAGTTTACGTGAAAGTTCCTCAAGTTGTAAGAGTACCTGTACCACAACCTTACCCCGTGCCAGTAGAGAAAAAAGTGAGAGTCAATGTTCCTCATCCCGTTGTCGTCAAGGTTCCACAAATATATAAAGTACATCACAACATCGAAACTATCAAGAAACCTGTCGTATTAGTTCAACAACGAGTTTCAGCACCAGTTGTAACATCTGTTTCGTCTGGAGTAGGGGGATTAGGCGCTGGATTCACTTCCTCAGGACAATCTGGAGTTGTATCTTCTGGAATATATTCTGGTACTTCAGGATTAGCGTCTTCTGACTTTACTTCATCAGGTATTACTAATGCTGGCCTTGCATCTTCCGGTATCTCTTCCTCTGGTCTTTTCGGTTCTGGAATATCATCTACTGATATATCTTCCGGAATTTCTACAGCGGGACTCTCAAATTTCCAATCTACTGTAGGAGGATTCAACGGACTATCATCTGGAGTAGACTCTTCGGGATTCCAAACTTCGGGATCTGAATTCTTTAATACCGGTCTGTCTGGATTATCTGGCTCAGAAGTAGTAACTTCTGGTTCAGCTGTACCATGTGCCACGCACCATGAAAATGTTCACAACATCATAGCTCGTAAAGCcgaaaataaagaagaaaagaaacagtaa
- the LOC130899970 gene encoding uncharacterized protein LOC130899970 isoform X1 yields the protein MKAFLVLCFVVLATATTPETSNKKSLEVAEKSKRHSGYFQQSFENFPQGNGGISTGLETSGIVSGGLVSSSSGLDSTGILSSAGSYGQSSLSSIGSGFGLSGYHSSGSGYSSGVKSALDTIGTGISSTGLDYSAGLQSTSGSIGSGVSSSDLGISSGVEYTGQSALNSIGSGISSSGLGYSSGAGLYGLGYSSGIGSGISSSNLGYTSSSNLGISSLGSGLSYGSGLNYGSGLSYGSGLNYGSGLSYGSGLNYGSGLSYGSGLNYGSGLNYGSGLNYGTGFGYGLGSSSYGSGYSYPQSQYYSSGPIVTNQEVARHTIHNVVNKVKVPVPVPQPYPVTKTIPVPVPYQVKVDKPVPVQVKVNVPVPVEKPYPVQVPHPVPYQVKVKVPYPVEKPYPVQVTRTVTVPVEKPVYVKVPQVVRVPVPQPYPVPVEKKVRVNVPHPVVVKVPQIYKVHHNIETIKKPVVLVQQRVSAPVVTSVSSGVGGLGAGFTSSGQSGVVSSGIYSGTSGLASSDFTSSGITNAGLASSGISSSGLFGSGISSTDISSGISTAGLSNFQSTVGGFNGLSSGVDSSGFQTSGSEFFNTGLSGLSGSEVVTSGSAVPCATHHENVHNIIARKAENKEEKKQ from the exons ATGAAAGCATTTTTG GTACTTTGCTTTGTGGTTTTGGCTACTGCCACTACTCCAGAAACATCTAACAAAAAATCTCTTGAGGTAGCAGAAAAATCTAAGCGCCATAGTGGATACTTCCAACAGTCTTTTGAAAATTTCCCACAAGGTAACGGTGGCATCTCTACTGGACTAGAAACATCCGGTATAGTGTCTGGAGGTCTCGTATCTTCATCATCCGGTCTAGATTCAACCGGAATCTTATCATCTGCCGGATCATATGGTCAATCTTCGCTGAGCTCGATTGGTTCTGGATTTGGCTTATCTGGATACCACTCATCCGGTTCAGGATATTCTTCTGGAGTTAAATCTGCATTAGATACAATTGGAACCGGAATCTCTTCAACTGGTTTGGACTATTCTGCTGGATTACAATCAACATCAGGTTCAATTGGATCTGGAGTTTCCTCGTCAGATTTAGGTATCTCTTCTGGAGTTGAATATACCGGTCAATCGGCATTGAACTCAATTGGATCCGGAATCTCTTCATCTGGTCTGGGATATTCCTCTGGAGCTGGATTGTACGGTTTGGGCTATTCTTCTGGAATCGGATCTggaatttcttcttctaatttagGATATACCTCATCGTCAAACTTGGGCATATCATCCTTGGGTTCAGGATTAAGTTATGGTTCAGGTTTGAATTACGGTTCAGGATTGAGTTATGGTTCAGGTTTGAATTACGGTTCAGGATTGAGTTATGGTTCAGGTTTGAATTACGGTTCAGGATTGAGTTATGGTTCAGGTTTGAACTATGGTTCAGGTTTGAACTATGGTTCAGGTTTGAACTATGGTACAGGATTTGGTTACGGATTAGGTTCCTCCTCTTATGGTTCAGGATATTCTTACCCCCAATCTCAATACTACAGCTCAGGACCAATTGTAACTAATCAAGAAGTGGCCAGACACACGATACATAATGTTGTTAATAAAGTCAAAGTACCCGTACCAGTACCACAACCTTACCCGGTTACAAAAACTATTCCAGTACCAGTTCCCTATCAAGTTAAAGTTGATAAACCAGTTCCAGTCCAAGTAAAAGTTAATGTGCCAGTACCTGTAGAAAAACCATATCCAGTACAAGTGCCCCACCCAGTACCATATCAAGTTAAGGTAAAAGTACCATACCCAGTAGAGAAACCTTATCCAGTACAAGTAACAAGAACCGTAACTGTACCTGTTGAGAAGCCAGTTTACGTGAAAGTTCCTCAAGTTGTAAGAGTACCTGTACCACAACCTTACCCCGTGCCAGTAGAGAAAAAAGTGAGAGTCAATGTTCCTCATCCCGTTGTCGTCAAGGTTCCACAAATATATAAAGTACATCACAACATCGAAACTATCAAGAAACCTGTCGTATTAGTTCAACAACGAGTTTCAGCACCAGTTGTAACATCTGTTTCGTCTGGAGTAGGGGGATTAGGCGCTGGATTCACTTCCTCAGGACAATCTGGAGTTGTATCTTCTGGAATATATTCTGGTACTTCAGGATTAGCGTCTTCTGACTTTACTTCATCAGGTATTACTAATGCTGGCCTTGCATCTTCCGGTATCTCTTCCTCTGGTCTTTTCGGTTCTGGAATATCATCTACTGATATATCTTCCGGAATTTCTACAGCGGGACTCTCAAATTTCCAATCTACTGTAGGAGGATTCAACGGACTATCATCTGGAGTAGACTCTTCGGGATTCCAAACTTCGGGATCTGAATTCTTTAATACCGGTCTGTCTGGATTATCTGGCTCAGAAGTAGTAACTTCTGGTTCAGCTGTACCATGTGCCACGCACCATGAAAATGTTCACAACATCATAGCTCGTAAAGCcgaaaataaagaagaaaagaaacagtaa